A genome region from Ignisphaera sp. includes the following:
- the carB gene encoding carbamoyl-phosphate synthase (glutamine-hydrolyzing) large subunit: MEAAKKVLVIGSGAIKIAEAAEFDYSGNQALKALKEEGIETILINPNIATIQTSYKFADKVYLLPLKPEYVAKVIEIERPDGILIGFGGQRALSIGVKLHDDGVLEKYGVKVLGTPIEGVRRALSRSLFRETMLRHGIPIPPSKAATSIEEATKIAEEMGYPVMVRVSFNLGGAGSFVAWRKEELVKKLRAAFAQSEIGEVLIEKYLHHWKEIEFEVVRDAYDNVAAVACLENLDPMGVHTGESIVIAPCQTLTDFEYQLSRNLSIATERAIMLVGEGNVQVALNPWNSEEAYVIETNPRMSRSSALASKATGYPLAYIAAKLALGYKLYEVLNKVTGKTSACFEPSLDYVVIKIPRWDLDKFPYVERSLGTEMKSIGEVMAIGRTFLEAIQKALRMLDIGEPGLVGGRIYEDDTISLSYVLERIRRREPYWPIWIAKAFKHGVDVDTIYELTGIDKHFLKQIKIVVEFYENLKKLRSLSNIDEKTLASIIAEGKRLGFSDEQLAKALNMDPDEIRRLRKRLGIEPVVKQIDTLAAEWPAQTNYLYVTYNGWEHDISFDSSKPKIMVLGAGGFRIGVSVEFDWSIVSYADEARKLGYEVIVVNYNPETVSTDWDMNEKLYFDEITVERVMDIYDVEKPKGIVAFLGGQISNNIAWELEKRGLPLLGTAGYSVHRAENRALFSKLLDELNIKQPPWIEASNVNEVVKFAEDVGYPVLIRPSYVLSGSAMNIAWNRKELIDYITRAAKISPKYPVVVSKFIDSAIEFEIDAVGDGKTAIGTVIEHVEYAGVHSGDATMSIPYRTLPENVVVEACRIAMRLNEVLNIKGPYNLQMLYKDGNIYVIELNLRASRSMPFTSKVTGYNLMRAAVEASLLGRIESTIYENKFNLLVPKWFGVKSPQFSWARLRGAYPFLGPEMRSVGEVATISRNFENALILSWLSVSGNKLPSKGNMVLIYNPLQKQFKELEDTAKIFSDMGYKTITIETMPVKNADTTPEPTVIEYMINNRIDLVITTGYAPEKDYRIRRYATDLVIPIILDHRLGLEFAKSLSKFSIDTNDIKDMKMFWSSIEDITVPIS; this comes from the coding sequence ATGGAGGCGGCTAAGAAGGTTCTTGTGATAGGCTCTGGCGCTATCAAGATTGCCGAGGCCGCGGAATTCGATTATAGTGGTAATCAAGCTTTAAAGGCATTGAAAGAGGAGGGTATAGAGACCATCCTGATCAACCCAAATATAGCAACAATCCAGACAAGCTATAAGTTTGCTGACAAGGTTTATCTGCTCCCCCTAAAACCAGAGTATGTTGCAAAGGTTATAGAGATTGAAAGACCCGATGGAATTCTCATAGGTTTTGGAGGCCAGAGAGCTCTGAGCATTGGCGTAAAACTGCATGATGATGGAGTTCTCGAGAAATATGGCGTGAAGGTTTTGGGAACACCGATAGAGGGTGTTAGAAGAGCTTTATCTAGATCATTATTTAGAGAAACCATGCTTAGACACGGCATACCTATTCCACCAAGCAAAGCTGCAACATCCATAGAGGAGGCTACTAAAATAGCAGAAGAGATGGGATACCCAGTCATGGTTAGGGTTAGTTTCAATCTTGGGGGAGCTGGGAGTTTTGTTGCCTGGAGAAAAGAAGAGCTTGTGAAGAAGCTCAGAGCTGCTTTTGCACAATCAGAAATTGGTGAAGTGCTTATTGAAAAGTATCTCCATCATTGGAAAGAAATCGAGTTCGAGGTTGTTAGAGACGCTTATGACAATGTAGCTGCTGTGGCATGTCTAGAGAATCTCGATCCAATGGGTGTACACACAGGAGAGTCAATTGTTATAGCGCCTTGTCAAACACTTACAGATTTTGAGTATCAGCTATCTAGAAACCTATCTATAGCCACTGAAAGAGCTATTATGCTTGTGGGCGAGGGGAATGTCCAGGTCGCTCTAAACCCTTGGAATAGTGAAGAAGCCTATGTTATAGAAACCAATCCGAGAATGTCGAGAAGCAGTGCCCTAGCCAGCAAGGCTACTGGGTATCCACTAGCATATATAGCTGCGAAACTTGCGCTTGGATATAAACTATACGAGGTCCTGAACAAGGTTACAGGCAAGACTTCAGCATGTTTTGAGCCAAGCCTAGACTATGTTGTGATAAAGATTCCTAGATGGGATTTGGACAAGTTCCCATATGTTGAAAGATCGCTTGGAACAGAAATGAAGAGCATTGGAGAGGTTATGGCAATTGGAAGAACGTTTCTAGAGGCAATACAGAAAGCTTTGAGAATGCTCGACATTGGCGAGCCCGGCCTTGTTGGTGGAAGGATATATGAGGATGATACCATATCACTTAGCTATGTATTAGAGAGGATTAGAAGGAGGGAGCCGTATTGGCCAATATGGATTGCAAAGGCATTTAAACATGGCGTTGATGTTGATACAATATATGAGCTGACTGGGATAGACAAACACTTCTTGAAGCAGATAAAAATTGTTGTAGAGTTTTACGAGAATTTGAAGAAACTTAGAAGTTTGTCTAACATCGATGAAAAAACTCTTGCAAGTATAATAGCAGAGGGTAAGAGGCTTGGCTTCAGTGACGAACAACTTGCAAAAGCATTGAATATGGATCCAGATGAGATTAGAAGACTTAGAAAGAGACTTGGTATAGAGCCTGTTGTGAAGCAGATAGACACTCTTGCTGCTGAGTGGCCTGCACAAACCAATTATCTGTATGTAACGTATAATGGATGGGAGCATGACATCTCATTTGACAGTTCAAAACCTAAGATAATGGTTCTCGGCGCTGGAGGATTCAGGATAGGTGTTAGTGTCGAGTTTGATTGGAGCATCGTATCTTACGCTGACGAGGCCAGAAAGCTTGGCTATGAGGTTATAGTGGTTAACTACAATCCGGAGACCGTTTCAACAGACTGGGATATGAATGAAAAGCTATACTTCGATGAAATAACTGTTGAAAGGGTTATGGATATATATGATGTTGAAAAGCCAAAGGGTATTGTAGCATTTCTAGGAGGGCAAATATCTAATAACATTGCATGGGAGTTAGAGAAAAGAGGTTTGCCACTACTTGGCACAGCTGGCTACAGTGTTCATAGAGCTGAAAACAGAGCCTTGTTTAGCAAGCTACTTGATGAATTAAACATTAAGCAACCTCCATGGATAGAGGCATCAAATGTTAATGAAGTCGTCAAGTTTGCTGAAGATGTTGGCTATCCAGTCCTTATAAGACCAAGCTACGTGTTAAGTGGATCTGCAATGAATATTGCATGGAATAGAAAAGAGCTTATAGACTATATAACAAGAGCTGCAAAGATATCGCCGAAATACCCTGTTGTTGTATCAAAGTTTATAGACAGTGCAATAGAATTTGAGATTGATGCTGTTGGAGATGGAAAGACAGCTATAGGAACTGTCATAGAACATGTAGAATATGCTGGTGTTCATAGTGGCGACGCCACAATGTCTATACCTTATAGAACGCTCCCTGAGAACGTTGTTGTAGAGGCTTGTAGAATTGCTATGAGATTAAACGAGGTTCTAAATATTAAAGGTCCATACAATTTACAGATGCTCTATAAAGATGGAAATATATATGTAATCGAATTGAACTTGAGAGCAAGCAGATCAATGCCATTCACAAGCAAGGTCACAGGATATAACCTCATGAGAGCCGCTGTCGAGGCGTCGCTACTAGGCAGAATAGAGTCTACTATATATGAAAATAAGTTCAATTTGCTAGTGCCTAAATGGTTTGGAGTTAAATCTCCTCAATTCTCGTGGGCGAGGCTAAGAGGTGCATACCCATTTCTGGGGCCTGAGATGAGAAGCGTTGGCGAAGTTGCTACAATTTCTAGAAACTTTGAAAACGCGCTTATATTGAGTTGGCTTAGCGTATCTGGAAACAAGTTGCCTTCAAAAGGCAATATGGTTTTGATATATAATCCACTTCAAAAACAGTTTAAGGAACTTGAAGACACAGCTAAAATCTTTAGCGATATGGGATACAAAACCATTACGATAGAGACTATGCCTGTTAAAAACGCTGACACAACTCCAGAGCCCACAGTCATCGAATATATGATAAACAATAGAATTGACTTGGTAATAACAACTGGCTATGCACCAGAAAAAGACTATAGGATTAGAAGATATGCAACAGATCTAGTCATACCAATCATACTAGACCATAGACTCGGACTAGAATTTGCCAAAAGTCTATCAAAGTTCTCTATAGACACCAACGACATAAAAGATATGAAGATGTTCTGGAGTAGCATAGAAGACATAACAGTGCCTATCTCGTAA
- a CDS encoding CDP-alcohol phosphatidyltransferase family protein, with the protein MIGIILAAGYGTRLHPITLEMPKTMIELEPGVSILDYIVSAFKDVGISEIYVATRKEVSHFFLKRDDVKVLVVDVKEGDGNLWTLYQAISSLKSMGIEDDIVLSMSDHVYEYATIRKLVKAARNSSKLYICLDRLIRGRDAVEGLKIVVDGNTVVLSGKNIPPYSGIDAGLFFIPKSIFPYIEKTVLEKGRKATLSDMINALVKENLVGYVDVSGYLWQDVDTLEDVERVRKLYWKILSRNLVKDSDGVVSRYINRRISTAISISMYKARVFIHPNILTVIVFIIGVAASILLFAGHGIVGALLALLSSILDGVDGEVARLYNAKSRFGAMLDTLLDRIVDVLLLSAVFYQMMQGSIQLSNTMLTVYVLLYALSLLGSIYISYISNVIEDKEYVAHLRNQFPWATRDVRIFVLALATIFKAYEYGLMYIAFSSWTFIARSIVHSFKSEAKARSKLFALLTSRRQIKPYIEKPIAVLIEETALYLLLLAILIPLTDTALVKINDYVELGAKSPYLLLWEFIASIEIATIVYLFYKFMKELITILTTLKNKVVEKLWITPTVYQRIIKRGLILALIMLSTYPVNYAMALAGVEKEIRDLSNYILMIITFVAAAMLLLDIAKAFEHIIRGYILKNRN; encoded by the coding sequence ATGATCGGCATAATTCTTGCAGCTGGCTATGGAACTAGATTGCATCCCATAACACTTGAAATGCCTAAAACAATGATTGAACTGGAACCTGGCGTATCTATTCTAGATTATATAGTAAGTGCATTTAAAGATGTTGGAATTTCTGAGATATATGTTGCTACAAGAAAAGAGGTCTCGCATTTCTTTTTGAAGAGAGATGACGTAAAGGTTCTTGTTGTAGATGTTAAGGAGGGTGATGGAAATCTCTGGACACTCTACCAAGCAATTTCTAGTCTGAAGTCTATGGGCATAGAAGATGATATCGTACTTTCCATGTCTGATCATGTATATGAATACGCTACTATTAGAAAACTTGTTAAGGCGGCTAGAAACTCCTCAAAGCTCTATATATGCCTAGATAGGCTGATCCGAGGAAGAGACGCTGTTGAAGGCCTTAAAATAGTTGTTGATGGTAATACAGTTGTTTTATCAGGTAAAAATATACCGCCTTATAGCGGGATAGACGCTGGACTATTTTTTATACCCAAATCCATTTTTCCATATATAGAAAAGACTGTTTTAGAGAAGGGTAGAAAAGCAACTTTGTCTGACATGATCAATGCTTTGGTTAAGGAGAACCTTGTTGGATATGTTGATGTCTCAGGCTATCTTTGGCAAGATGTAGACACTCTCGAAGACGTTGAAAGGGTTAGGAAACTCTATTGGAAGATACTGTCAAGAAACCTTGTAAAGGATAGTGATGGTGTTGTGTCAAGGTATATCAACAGGAGGATATCTACAGCAATAAGTATCAGTATGTATAAAGCTAGGGTTTTCATACATCCAAACATATTAACAGTTATAGTGTTTATCATAGGTGTTGCAGCATCGATATTGCTGTTTGCTGGACATGGTATTGTCGGAGCCCTTCTAGCTTTGCTATCATCTATACTGGATGGTGTGGATGGCGAAGTCGCTCGTTTATACAATGCTAAATCTAGATTCGGCGCAATGCTAGATACATTGCTTGATAGAATAGTTGATGTGCTACTACTATCTGCAGTATTTTATCAGATGATGCAAGGCTCTATCCAGCTAAGCAACACAATGCTTACTGTATATGTACTGTTATACGCCTTGTCACTACTAGGCTCAATATATATTAGCTATATCAGTAATGTTATAGAGGATAAAGAGTATGTGGCTCATCTTAGAAACCAGTTTCCATGGGCAACAAGAGATGTAAGAATATTTGTTCTGGCACTTGCCACAATTTTCAAAGCCTATGAATATGGCTTAATGTATATAGCTTTTTCGAGCTGGACCTTCATAGCTAGGTCGATAGTACACAGTTTCAAAAGTGAAGCAAAGGCAAGGTCAAAGCTGTTTGCGTTACTCACTAGTAGACGTCAGATTAAGCCCTATATAGAAAAGCCAATTGCGGTATTGATTGAGGAAACAGCATTATATCTGTTGCTTCTAGCAATTCTGATACCCTTAACAGATACTGCTTTAGTTAAAATCAACGACTATGTTGAGCTTGGTGCAAAAAGTCCATACCTTCTTCTATGGGAATTTATAGCATCTATAGAGATAGCTACAATAGTTTATCTATTCTACAAATTCATGAAAGAGCTTATCACAATTTTAACAACACTCAAAAATAAGGTGGTTGAGAAGTTATGGATTACTCCAACTGTTTATCAAAGAATTATTAAAAGAGGTCTTATACTAGCCCTAATCATGTTATCTACATACCCAGTAAACTATGCCATGGCATTAGCTGGTGTAGAAAAAGAAATCAGGGATCTCAGCAACTATATACTTATGATAATAACATTTGTTGCAGCAGCAATGCTCTTACTAGATATTGCCAAAGCATTTGAACATATAATTAGAGGCTATATTCTAAAGAATAGAAATTGA
- a CDS encoding FAD-dependent oxidoreductase, translated as MERDFGAEEREINTDVLVIGGGVAGLSAALYIARQNLKVTVVALDIGGQLSYASIIENYPGFDPAPGIELVLKIQQQAVSFNAEIIIDEVVSLEKTNGFFVARTKKGLVIRSIAVIAACGKAPRKLGLSNEDSFVGKGLSYCVICDAPLYKGKTVALVSFGEKGVENIGLLAPLAKEVYYIVPYQNDHSIDYAKKFGNVKVFEGYTVEEINGDKKLEKVVIRRGVEKVELSVDALFVEIGFETRIDFLKQYVDTTEKGEITVDSLGATKTPGLFAAGDIASNTPYKQAIIATASGVIAALSAINYVNMVKGVKKKVTVDWEKRGSKQSKRFRL; from the coding sequence GTGGAAAGAGATTTTGGTGCTGAGGAGAGGGAGATAAACACAGATGTTTTAGTGATTGGTGGTGGTGTAGCAGGGCTTTCAGCTGCTCTTTACATCGCTAGACAAAACCTGAAGGTAACTGTTGTTGCCCTTGATATCGGCGGCCAGCTTTCATATGCAAGCATAATAGAGAATTACCCTGGTTTCGATCCAGCCCCAGGCATAGAATTGGTTCTGAAGATACAGCAACAAGCTGTTTCATTTAATGCCGAGATCATAATCGATGAGGTTGTCAGTCTGGAGAAGACCAATGGGTTCTTTGTAGCAAGAACAAAGAAAGGCTTAGTCATAAGGTCTATAGCTGTTATTGCAGCATGTGGAAAGGCCCCCAGAAAGCTTGGTCTAAGCAACGAAGATTCTTTTGTTGGTAAGGGGCTGAGCTATTGTGTTATCTGTGATGCTCCACTATATAAGGGAAAGACTGTTGCATTGGTAAGCTTCGGCGAGAAAGGTGTTGAAAACATTGGGTTGCTTGCACCACTAGCTAAAGAGGTGTATTATATTGTACCTTATCAGAACGACCACAGCATAGACTATGCAAAGAAGTTTGGCAATGTAAAGGTCTTTGAGGGTTACACTGTTGAGGAGATAAACGGTGATAAAAAACTAGAAAAGGTTGTTATTAGAAGGGGGGTTGAGAAGGTAGAACTATCAGTAGATGCACTATTCGTTGAAATAGGTTTTGAAACAAGAATAGACTTTCTAAAACAATATGTAGACACTACAGAAAAAGGCGAAATCACTGTGGATAGCCTAGGGGCAACCAAAACACCTGGTCTCTTCGCTGCAGGAGACATTGCAAGCAACACCCCATATAAGCAAGCTATAATAGCTACTGCCTCAGGGGTTATAGCAGCATTATCTGCGATAAACTATGTTAATATGGTTAAAGGTGTAAAGAAGAAAGTCACTGTTGACTGGGAAAAGAGGGGTTCAAAACAGTCGAAGAGATTCAGGCTGTGA
- a CDS encoding 3-isopropylmalate dehydratase large subunit yields MVGKTLTEKILERASGRAVSPGDVIEVTVDVVAFHDLTGYHVIEVMEKTGNVKIHNIDSLVIAFDHLVPPPDVRSAEIQQNIRLFARKHGVKNFHDVGFGILHQVLIEKYVLPGQVVMAADSHTTTSGALGAFAQGLGASDIAAIVLTGKTWLTVPQPFKIKLTGALKEWRTGKEVALEILRVFKADYFNGMSIEVFVDNPQSFPMDYRVTVANMGIEMNADTLMFVPDSVTVNYVKMERGFEPKTITPDPNAEYVDEYTIELDKVDFLVAAPHSVDNVKSVRDVWGTEVDYVFIGSCTNGRLSDFEIAAKIMKGKKVKSRCIAIPASWNVFRKAMELGYIQTLVEAGCIVTYGTCGPCIGGHFGIAAPGEVVISTSNRNFVGRMGSPQAKIYLSGPAIAAATAVSGKIVEPGDVI; encoded by the coding sequence ATGGTGGGTAAGACCCTTACAGAAAAAATCTTAGAGAGGGCGTCGGGAAGAGCAGTATCTCCTGGTGATGTTATAGAGGTTACCGTAGATGTTGTAGCTTTTCATGATCTAACAGGATACCATGTCATAGAGGTTATGGAAAAAACAGGCAATGTAAAGATACACAATATTGATTCGCTTGTCATAGCTTTTGACCACCTTGTTCCGCCACCAGATGTTAGAAGCGCTGAAATTCAGCAAAATATAAGGTTGTTTGCTAGGAAACATGGAGTTAAAAACTTTCATGACGTAGGCTTTGGAATTCTTCACCAGGTGTTGATAGAAAAGTATGTTTTACCTGGACAAGTTGTTATGGCGGCTGATAGCCATACAACAACATCTGGTGCGCTAGGGGCATTTGCCCAAGGCCTTGGGGCAAGCGATATCGCAGCAATTGTCTTAACTGGTAAAACCTGGCTCACTGTTCCACAACCATTCAAAATAAAGCTTACAGGAGCTCTTAAAGAGTGGCGCACGGGCAAGGAAGTGGCACTGGAGATCTTGAGGGTTTTTAAAGCAGACTATTTCAATGGCATGTCGATAGAGGTCTTTGTCGACAACCCGCAGAGCTTTCCAATGGATTATAGGGTGACTGTGGCTAATATGGGTATAGAGATGAATGCCGATACACTGATGTTTGTACCAGACTCTGTAACCGTGAACTATGTGAAGATGGAAAGAGGCTTTGAACCCAAAACTATAACTCCTGATCCAAATGCCGAGTACGTAGATGAGTACACTATAGAACTCGATAAAGTCGATTTCCTTGTAGCCGCCCCACACAGTGTTGATAATGTTAAGAGTGTTAGAGATGTGTGGGGTACAGAGGTTGACTACGTATTCATAGGTTCATGCACCAATGGTAGACTGTCAGATTTTGAGATAGCTGCAAAGATAATGAAGGGGAAAAAAGTGAAGTCAAGATGTATAGCCATTCCAGCATCTTGGAACGTGTTTAGAAAGGCTATGGAACTGGGCTACATACAAACCCTTGTGGAAGCAGGTTGTATAGTAACATATGGAACGTGTGGTCCTTGCATAGGAGGACACTTCGGCATCGCAGCTCCTGGCGAGGTTGTTATTTCGACATCAAATAGGAACTTTGTTGGTAGAATGGGTAGTCCTCAAGCAAAAATATATCTCTCAGGCCCTGCTATAGCTGCAGCAACAGCTGTGAGTGGCAAGATTGTTGAACCAGGTGATGTGATATGA
- a CDS encoding 3-isopropylmalate dehydratase small subunit, with translation MIIEGRVIKLGDKIDTDVIIPAKHLKYTDPQYLAQHVFESIDPEFHKKANGAIIVAGKVFGMGSSREQAAIAIKAAGVKAVVAESFARIFYRNAINNGLPVIICPGISKEVRDGDSIRIDLVSGEVTINNSKKVLCKGLSGMALEILLAGGIIEYLKKIRKV, from the coding sequence ATGATAATCGAGGGAAGGGTTATAAAACTTGGTGATAAGATAGACACAGATGTTATTATACCAGCGAAACATCTGAAATACACTGATCCACAGTACCTTGCACAACACGTCTTTGAGTCTATAGACCCTGAATTCCATAAGAAAGCCAATGGCGCTATAATAGTTGCTGGTAAGGTATTTGGAATGGGATCTTCAAGAGAGCAGGCGGCCATAGCCATCAAGGCGGCTGGTGTAAAGGCTGTTGTAGCAGAATCCTTTGCAAGGATATTCTATAGAAATGCCATAAACAATGGCTTGCCCGTCATCATATGCCCAGGAATATCAAAGGAGGTTAGAGATGGGGACTCTATAAGAATTGATCTAGTGTCTGGCGAGGTTACAATAAACAATTCTAAGAAGGTTTTATGCAAAGGTTTAAGCGGAATGGCGCTAGAGATACTATTGGCAGGTGGAATTATAGAGTACCTCAAAAAGATTAGAAAGGTTTAG
- a CDS encoding sulfide-dependent adenosine diphosphate thiazole synthase codes for MVEDKTFEERISRSIIRNTMLDLLRLTSVDVVIVGAGPSGMVAAKYIADKGYKVIVLERRLSFGGGIGGGGMLFHKIVVDESAIPILKDFNIRFQKDEEENLYVLDSSELMAKLATGAIDAGAKIINGVHVEDVIYRENPLRITGVVIQWSAVVLSGLHVDPLFIRSKAVVDATGHDAEVLKIVAKKIPESNIVLRGERSAYSELSERIVVEKTGVVLPGLYATGMSVAALYGLPRMGPIFSSMLLSGKKVAEIIVRDLKSM; via the coding sequence ATGGTTGAGGATAAGACGTTTGAGGAAAGAATATCAAGAAGCATAATAAGGAATACGATGCTTGATCTGCTTAGGTTAACAAGTGTTGATGTGGTGATTGTTGGTGCAGGCCCATCCGGTATGGTTGCCGCAAAATATATTGCTGATAAGGGCTACAAGGTGATAGTCTTAGAGAGGAGGCTTAGCTTTGGTGGTGGTATAGGTGGTGGAGGCATGCTATTCCATAAAATAGTTGTCGACGAGTCTGCCATTCCAATTCTAAAGGATTTTAATATTAGGTTTCAAAAAGATGAAGAAGAGAATCTATATGTTTTAGATTCATCAGAACTAATGGCTAAGCTAGCTACTGGTGCTATTGATGCTGGTGCAAAGATCATTAATGGTGTGCATGTGGAGGATGTTATTTATAGGGAGAATCCTCTGAGGATAACTGGAGTTGTAATTCAATGGAGTGCAGTGGTGTTATCAGGTCTTCATGTAGATCCTCTATTCATAAGATCGAAGGCCGTAGTTGATGCTACTGGACACGATGCTGAGGTTCTTAAGATAGTGGCTAAGAAGATACCCGAATCTAACATTGTTTTACGTGGAGAGAGGTCAGCATATTCAGAGTTGTCGGAGAGGATTGTTGTCGAAAAAACAGGTGTAGTTTTGCCAGGACTTTATGCAACAGGGATGTCTGTAGCAGCGCTATATGGCTTGCCTAGGATGGGACCAATATTTAGTTCAATGTTGCTGTCCGGCAAGAAGGTGGCTGAAATTATTGTTAGAGATCTGAAATCGATGTAG
- a CDS encoding small multi-drug export protein, producing MDLVIIVQYAIIFIMSFLPISEVRGGISLSFLYFHNDFGKLALGVTASIIGNLLVAPFVLYLLKYIDAFIRNSRLVPEKIRRAYTWVIKYAERKSKSFEKYEMLGLAIFVAIPLPATGAWTASLIAFLLGMNRKKALISIEAGVLGASAIVLIACLLGLAILKKLFLIP from the coding sequence ATGGATCTTGTGATAATAGTCCAATACGCTATTATATTTATAATGTCTTTTCTACCCATATCTGAGGTGAGAGGGGGTATATCACTATCATTCCTTTACTTTCATAATGACTTTGGCAAACTGGCACTGGGGGTCACGGCCTCGATCATAGGAAATCTTCTTGTGGCTCCATTTGTTCTATATCTATTAAAATACATTGATGCTTTTATAAGAAATTCTAGATTGGTTCCAGAGAAAATCAGAAGGGCATATACATGGGTTATAAAATATGCTGAGAGAAAAAGCAAAAGCTTTGAAAAATACGAGATGTTGGGACTTGCAATATTTGTTGCTATACCCCTTCCAGCAACTGGTGCTTGGACAGCATCGCTCATAGCATTCTTGTTAGGAATGAATAGGAAAAAAGCCTTGATATCAATAGAAGCAGGGGTTCTTGGGGCATCAGCAATAGTGCTGATAGCGTGTTTATTGGGCTTAGCAATACTTAAAAAATTGTTTCTCATACCATAA
- a CDS encoding DUF2148 domain-containing protein has translation MAHEINEDLIRNSILNVANLMTVSAITAPKARGVDNIVVKVISDEKQIELLAKKMEELAKEYGEFFSRDANNVRRSVAVVLIGCKNVKMGLKTPSKWALDADTVCSLVNLGIAIGSAAKIASMLNVDNRIMFSVGVAAQELELIEADYVFGIPLSAYPKNIYFDRTWSPLKTS, from the coding sequence ATGGCACATGAGATCAATGAGGACCTGATCCGCAATTCTATACTAAATGTTGCAAACCTGATGACGGTCTCCGCCATAACAGCTCCCAAGGCAAGAGGCGTTGACAACATCGTAGTCAAGGTTATAAGCGATGAGAAGCAGATTGAGTTGCTAGCTAAGAAAATGGAGGAGCTGGCCAAGGAATACGGGGAGTTCTTCTCCAGAGATGCAAATAATGTTAGGAGGAGCGTGGCCGTGGTTCTAATAGGATGTAAGAATGTTAAAATGGGATTGAAAACACCATCAAAATGGGCGTTAGATGCTGATACTGTGTGTAGCTTGGTTAACCTTGGCATAGCCATAGGATCAGCTGCAAAGATAGCGTCTATGTTGAACGTCGATAACAGGATAATGTTTAGCGTTGGTGTAGCAGCCCAAGAGCTCGAACTCATAGAAGCAGATTACGTGTTTGGAATACCACTTTCTGCATATCCAAAGAACATATACTTTGATAGGACGTGGTCTCCGCTGAAAACTTCATAG
- a CDS encoding ATP-binding cassette domain-containing protein — protein MDTVFSIRGLNVVSGGRLVVRGASLDVYENDVVFLLGPNGAGKTTFLRAIIGYPGYSISSGKIIFEGEDLTDKPIEYRVAKGIAIGHQIPPKLLGIKVFDLLSLLCKKNKCDVYEIAREMSIEHLLYREFGKGFSGGELKRVEIATLLAQKPKIALVDEPDTGVDVDSIEIIAKGLKKLVEESPFRSIIIVTHSAFITRFIEPSRVCIMINGTVSTCGDENLLYKVMKHGFKGLA, from the coding sequence ATGGATACTGTGTTTAGCATTAGAGGCTTGAACGTGGTATCTGGAGGAAGGCTTGTCGTTAGAGGTGCTAGTTTAGATGTCTATGAAAATGATGTAGTATTTCTCTTAGGTCCTAATGGTGCGGGGAAAACAACTTTTTTAAGGGCTATCATTGGTTATCCTGGATACAGCATATCTTCTGGTAAGATTATTTTCGAAGGTGAAGATTTGACTGACAAGCCAATTGAGTATAGGGTTGCCAAGGGTATTGCAATAGGTCATCAAATACCTCCAAAGCTCTTAGGCATAAAGGTTTTTGACCTACTATCCTTACTTTGTAAGAAGAATAAATGTGATGTATATGAGATTGCAAGGGAAATGTCTATAGAGCATCTACTTTATAGAGAGTTTGGTAAAGGCTTTTCTGGGGGTGAATTAAAAAGAGTTGAGATAGCCACACTTCTTGCACAAAAACCCAAGATCGCCTTAGTTGATGAGCCTGACACAGGTGTTGATGTGGATTCTATAGAAATTATTGCAAAGGGTTTGAAAAAATTGGTTGAAGAGTCTCCATTTAGATCAATTATTATAGTCACCCACTCAGCCTTTATAACAAGATTTATAGAGCCTAGCAGGGTGTGCATAATGATCAATGGAACCGTTTCTACTTGTGGAGATGAAAACTTGTTATACAAGGTGATGAAGCATGGATTTAAAGGATTGGCATAG